CCATCGCCGACATCGCGCTCGTCGTCGCCTGGGACGACAAGGCCGACCGGCGCGATATGTTCCTCGTCGACCAGAAGACGGCCGGCTTCGACACCCGTCCCCTCGAGAAACTCGGGTGGAAGGGGTCACCTACGGGACAGCTCTTCTTCGACGACTGCCGGATCCCACAGGAGAACAAGCTCTCGCGGGCAGTCATGGAGGCCATGAGCGACGGCCGGATGGATCCCAGCGAGTCGTCGTTCGCCACCGGCGGCAACCCGCTGAACACGATGTTCGCCTCGATGCGCAACGGCATGGCCGCTATCTCGGTGGGGATCATGCAAGCGGCCTACGAGGCCGCACTCGAGTACGCGACCGACCGCGAAGTCTTCGAAAAACCGATCGGACAACACCAGCTGATTCAGGAGAAGCTGTACAATATCCGCGCGGGACTTGAGACGGGACGGCTCCTCACCCGCTACACCGCCCAGAAGATCGCCGAGGGCGACGAGGAGGCGCGGATGCTCTCCTCGCTCTCGAAGGGCTGGGTCTGCGAGAAATCGGTCGAGGTGGCCGACGATGCGATGCAGATCTACGGCGGCAACGGGCTCTCGACGGACTATCCCCTCGAGCGTTACTACAGGGATGCCCGCACGATGACCATCCCCGACGGAACGACCGAAATCCAGAAACTCGTCGTCGGCTACGAACTGACCGATATGCAGGCGTATACGTGACGTCGACCATATGCAGGCGTATAGGTGAGCCGATCGTCGACGGGATCGGCCGAGATCACACAGCTGGTAGTCTGAATCGGGAGACGAGTTAGCAGTATTCGTGTGGGTTGACCACTAGATTTACGGTATTTGGTTCAGACAATGGTGGTATGACGATCCGTCCGCGTTCGAGTACGGACCTGATTTCGGAGACGCGGCCCGGTCTTGCTATCGGCTCGAGGTCCCAACCTGCTGCAGGAACGTCGTTGCGACTCGAGTCTCGAGCCGGAACGCGGGAGACGCCGGTCGATGAACCGGGAGATCAGTGCCAATCCCCGCAGGGGCGTCCTCGAGACGGAGTGTGCCGATAGATGTCCGACGCGGAGTTCAGCCTCATCGACGAGAAGATCGGGCTGTTCGGTGGGACCTTGCTTCTCGTCGGGAACGTCATCGCGATGACGGCGTTTCTCCTGCCTGCCCACCTGATCGCCGACGACGGACTCGGTCCCGAGGTCGCAATTGCGATGTTGCTCGTCATCCTCCCGGTCACGTTCAGCATCCTCAGTACGTTGCAGATCGGCGGGGCGATGCCGGCCGCCGGCGGGAGCTACGTCTACGGCTCGCGGCTCATCAGTCCCTTTTTCGGCTTCCTGTTGCCGTGGATCGTCATCCCGTCGATCTGGCTCGGGCAGCTCTACCTCGCGTTCGGCTTCGCCGAGTTCGTGAGTTTCTTCCCGACGTTCGACTGGATCCCGATGTGGGCACTGATGTACGCCGTCATGATCCCGTTCGTCGTCCTGAACGTCCTCGGTATCCGGCTGGTGACGCAGGTCCAGATCGTGCTGGTCTCGATCATCATCGGCGGAATGTTGCTGTTCATCCTTCCGGGGACGCTCCACGTCGACACCGGCAACTACTCCGGGATGTTCGAATCCGGAACGGGACCCTTCTTCCTGGCCGTCGTCTCGCTGTCAATCGCGATGCACGGCTTCGGCCTCGCGACCGATCTCGGGGAGGAACTCGAGGATCCGGTGACGAACATCCCGCGCGTGCTGGGGCTGAGCGCCGTGATCTCGATCGGGCTCATGGTCGCCCTTGTCGTCGTCGCTGTCGGCGTCGTGCCAACCGAGTTCTACGTCGAGAACCGCGACGCCGGCGTCGCGTACGCCGCCTTCGAGTTCCTGCCGAGCGGCGGTGCGTACGTCGTCGCGTTCGCCGCGGTCGTGGGGGCGTTCACTTCGCTGAACACGCTGTACACAGCCTACTCCAGACAGCTGATGCGGGCCGCCCGCGACGAGGCGATCCCGCTCTACTTCGCGAAGCTCCACCCCGAGTACCAGACGCCCTACCGGGCGATTCTGCTGCTCGCCGTGCCGGCGTTGATTCTGGTGCCGCCGATCAGCCAGACGACGCCCGTGCTCATGGCCTCGGTGTTGGCGATGACCTCGATGATCGGGGCGATTATCAGTTCGATCGCGCTGTGGAACCTCCCCAAGCGGTTCGAACGTCGCTACGAGTACTCGATCTACAAGCTGCCGTTGCCGTTCCTGAAGTTCGTCGCCGTCGGGAGCGCGCTCGTGGCCACCGTGTTCCTCCTCGGGGTCTCCCTGGAACTGGGCTGGGTGCTCGCGATCATCCTCGGCTGGATGGTGCTCGCCTACCCGACCTACCGCTACCGCGTCTGCTCGCTCGAGGCGAACAAAGACGTCGATCTGAGACGACGGATGAAGTCGCTTCACGATTACGAGGAAGAGCGCGCCGAAGCCGGCTCCCGTGCCGGTCAGGAACAGTCCGTCGATACGGAAACCGACGTGGATAGCTCGTCACCCGCCGAGGATTGATCAATATGCTAAACTGGCTCCCAACGAAACGAGAACCCGAACCCGACCTCGAGTCGGCCTCGCCCGCGCTGCTCAGACGGCGAGCGGTCGCGACGGTGATCGATCTGGCGGTCTGTTACTTCGTCATCGAAACCGCGATACTTGCGGTGCTGATGGTCGCGTTCACGGACTTCTTCGTCGCCCCGAACAGCGACGCGTTCGCACTCAGTATCGTCGGTCTCGTGCCGATCTACCTGCTCTACACGTTCTGCTTCGAGTGGCGGTACACCAGAACACCGGGGAAAAAGCGCATGGGTCTGCTCGTCGTCGAGGCGGATGGCTCTCGATTGGGACTTCGCACGGCGGCGGTTCGAAACATCGTCCGGTACGTCGACTGGCTGCCGGCGGGCTACGCAGTCGGCTGGCTGCTCGCTCGCCGATCCTCGACCGGGAAGCGACTGGGCGACCGACTGGCCGGTACGCTCGTCGTGCGTCCGGTCACGACCGCTGACCCGCTGTACACGACCGAGCGGGAACGATACGACGTCGAGGACGGATCGACTAAAACAACCGAGCGTCAGTAGTCCGCTTGCTGCTGGACGTCTTCGTACCGGCTCTGATGCTCTTCGTAGGCCCACTCGTAGGCGTCCTCGGGATCCTGTCCGTCGACCAACACCCGGTTCGTCAGTTCGGCGTCGATATCGAACGTCCCGACGTGTAGCGTCTCGGGACTCGAGGGGATCTCCGGATTGTCGAGTTCGGGGACGATCTCGTCCATGACGAACTGGTTTTTCTCGAGGAACGCCCCGTCTTCGATCTGGAATATCTCGGCCGACTGGTAGGCGTCGGTCTCGATGATATCCTCGTACGGCGGAAGGAATCGCATCGGTTCGATGAGTGAGACTTCGACGTGCCGGTCGGACCCGTACATGTATCGTTTGAAGTCCTTGGCGTCCTCCGGATTGCTCGAGTTCTCGACGATCGGGGTGCCGTTGACGAGCACCCAGCCCCGCGAGATCGGGTCGGCCCCTTCGCGCATCGGGATCAGCGCCTGGTCCGTGGCGAGTGCAACCTCTTCGGCTCCCGCGAAGTACGCCGGACCGCAGAGCCACGCGTTGTTCATGAAACACTGGCCGAACCGACCGGCGATCCAGTACTCGATCGTCTCCTCCCAGCCGATGCTCGAGGGATCCGGCGAGTACTCGGACAGTTCTTGCAGTACGTCGAGGACGGCCATCGCGTGCTCCTCTTCGAACCAGAGTTCGACGTCGCCCCCGTTTTCCTCCCAGAACCAACCACCCGAGTTGTACAGCCAGTTCGAGAAGTCGGAGCCGGATTTCCCCGCCGACTGCCCGGCGAGTCCGAACCCGCGCATCTCTTCGAACTCGTCGGACTCGTCGATGATGCGAGCGTTTTCGACCAGTTCGTCCCACGTTTCGGGGACCTCCAGATCCAGTGCCTCGTAGACGTCCGACCGATAATTGAGACAGCCGCCGACGTAGATCCCGTGTGGAATCGAGTGCGTTTCGTCCTCGCGATCGCCTCTCATCGGCTGCAGCGTGTACTTGTAGAGCGCGTCGCCCCACTCGTCCTCGAGGTCGTCGACGACGTCGTCGACGGGCATGGTTAGCCCCTGATTGATCAGATCACCGATTTCGGCGGTCGTCGCGTGGTAGATCTCGGGGGCGTCGCTAGCCTGTAACAGCGTCGCAAGCCGTTGTTCCCCTGTCCCGTGGAAGCCGGCGTGCTCGACGTTTATCGGGACCTCGGATTCCTCCTCCCATCCTGGGACGAGTTCATCCTCCCAATAGGGTTCCCACTGATCACCGGAGAAGTCGGTCAAAATGTGTATCTCGTCTTCGTCGTCTCCCCCACCAACACAACCCGCGAGGAGTCCGGCCGAACCGGCCCCGATACCCTGCAGTACCCGTCGCCTGTGTATACCAGTGTCTGGCATATACCGTGGGCATTGTTAACAATCGTTATAAAGTTACCGACTACAATCACCGTTTTTAGACAGGTGCCGATTTCGGTTGCCGAACTGATTCAGTCGATCCGAAGTCCACTCTTCGGATCGAACGTCTTTATCGCGCCCGTATCGAACTGGAGCCCGTACTGCTTGCCGTTGCCGCGGAACCTCGGCGGCGTAACCACGGTAATTCGCCCGAGCGGCGTGTCGAAGAGGCTGTGGGTCTGATCGCCGAGCGTCTCGTCGAAAACGTGCTCCCCGGTCACGCCCTCGTCCGGATCGTCCGCGATCGAGATATCCTGCGGTCGGATACCGATTCTGACGTTGCCGCCGGCGTACTGCGTCAACGCCTCCGAAGTCTCGACCTGATAGACCGCGTCTCCGATCGTGAGATCCATCGTTCCGTTGTGCTGTTCGATGCCCGCGTCGAAGAACTCCATGTTCGGCCGACCGATGAACTCCCCGACGAACGACGAGGTCGGTTCGTCGTAGACCTCCTCTGGCGGCCCGACCTGCTCTAGTTCGCCGTCGTTCATGACCGCGATGCGATCGCTCATCGTCATCGCCTCCTCCTGATCGTGGGTGACGTACATCGTCGGACAGCCGACCTTCTCGGTCACTTCGGCGAACAGCGGTCGAAGCTCGTGTTTGAGCTTCGCGTCCAGATCGCTCATCGGTTCGTCGAACAGGAACATCGCTGGCTCCCTGACGATGGATCGACCGAGCGCGACGCGCTGTTGTTGTCCCCCGGAGAGCTCGCTCGGGTGTTTGTCCAGCTGGTCGGCGATCTGTAACATCTCCGCCGCTTCGCGGACTCGCTCGTACCGTTGCTCCTTGCTCTGTCCCTCGAGTTTCAACGGGTAGGCCATGTTGTCCTGGACGGTCATGTGCGGGTAAAGCGCGATGTCCTGAAACAGGAGTGCGATACCGCGTTGTTGGACCGGGTAGTCGGTGACGTCATGGTCGCCGAACATGACCTGTCCCGACGTTGTGCTCTCGAGGCCAGCCACGCAGCGCAGCGTCGTCGTTTTCCCGCAGCCGGACGGGCCGACGAGCGTAATGAACTCGCCGTCGTCGATTGTGAGGTTGAAGTCGTCGACCGCGACGAGCGATCCGAATTGTTTCGTGAGGTTCTGGATGGTGATTTTTGCCATGGTTTCGTAGTGTGTTGAATCGTGTTTAATTGGTCTTCTCGATACTATTTCAGAGCGCTCGAATCTTGAATCCCTTCAGCAGGTACGACTGCAGGAAGAACGCGAACAGAAGTGCCGGTAGCGAAACCAGCAGACTCACAGCCATGAACTCGGGCCAGCCGGTCTCCCACGAGGAGTGAAACAGCCGGAAGATTCCCGGCGGGAACGTAGTCGCCGAGTCCGACGGCATGAGGATGTACGCGAACGTGAAGTCGCCCCACGCGATCGCGAACGCGAACACGGCGTTGGCGATCATCGCCGGCTTGGTCTGTGGGACGACGACATCGAGGAACCCGCGCCACCTCGACGCGCCCGCGACCCAGGCGGACTCCTCCATCGACGCCGGGATGGTCTGGATGTACTTCCACATTAGCCAGACGGCAAACGGCATCGATAGCGCGCTCAGCGCCAGAATCAGCCCGACGTACCTGTTGAGCAGTCCCAGCGCGTCCCAGATGAGGTACAGCGGAATCGCGAGGACGATCGGACTGAACATGTAGCCGACCAGCAGAAATCGGGCGGTCTTGACCTTGTGTTTGTAGTCGAACCGCGCCAGCCCGTAGCCAGCGATTAGCGAGACGACGATGACGGTCACGACGACGCCAACCGTGACGATGATGCTGTTCAGCAGGTATCGACCGACGGTCGGATTGAAGATCACGTCGAACTGCTGGACGGTGAACGTCTCTGCTGTCGGTATCGGGAAGAACCCGTCCTGGACGCCCAGACGGGTCATGAACGAGCTTCGGGCCATCCAGTAGATCGGGAACCCGAGAACGACCAGCAGTGTTGCCATGCTTCCGTACAGCCCGGCCCGGTAGATGAGGCTCCGATAGGTGTGTGGAATCCGGAAGCTGCGACCGAACTCCGGTTCGTCGGGTTCGTTCTGCGTGCTCATGTTTCCACCTCCTGACTCGGGTTGAGGTGTTTCAGGTAGATCAGTCCGCTCGCGAGCAGGAAGACGAACATCACGATCGCGACGGCGTTGCCCATCCCGTAGGCGCCGAGTTCGAACGTCTCTCGGTAGGCGAGGATCGGCATGGTCGTCGTCGCGCTACCCGGACCGCCCTGGGTCAGCTGGTAGATGATATCGTACTTGTTGAACATGAACACCGCGCGGAGGAAGATCACGACGAGAATCGCGCCGTAGAGCCGCGGCAGCGTAATGTCGCGGAACATCTCCCAGGTCGTCGCCCCACAAACCTTCGCGGCTTCGTAGAACCGATCGGGGATCGACTGAAGCTGAGCGAGCGTGAACAGCGTCACGAACGCCGAGAACTTCCAGCTACTGATGAGAACGACGGCGGTCATCGAGAGGCTCGTGTTTCCGAGCAGGTAATCGCTCCAGAGACCGAGCTGTTCGGCACCGATCCAGTGGAGCACTCCGTCGTACGGATCGAGCATGAACAGGAACATCATCGTAACGATGATCGTCGGGATGAGGTACGACGTGAACACGAGCGTACTCAGAATCCGGCTCCCGCGGGAGATCTTGTTCAACACGAGCGCCATCCAGACGCCGACGATCAGTTGGATGACCGTGGAGCCGATCATGAATACGAACCCGCGCCACATCGACCCCCAGAAGCGATCGATCTGGAAGACCTCGACGTAGTTGCTGAACCCGACGAACTCCCACTGCGGGTTCAACAATGGGATGTTGTGAAACGATGCGGCGATCGCGAATCCGATCGGTATCAGCGCGACCAGTGTGTACAGCAACAACACCGGCAGGATCGTAAGCCAGCCCCAGAAGTCCTCCGAGGAAATCTCGAACCCACCGATCGAGATTCCGTCGTCGTAGAACCGACGGGATCTGTCTACTGGCTCAATGTCGGTTGCCATGGAGTCACAATACACACGATAATTGTTAACATTTTCCCTCACGGCTGGTAGCTTCCGGCCAATCAGGTTCGCCCGGACGAACTGCTTCCGGGGCGAAGTAGTGCACTTATTGTCTTCTGGAGTTCCTGAACTGTCCAGTTTCCGCACCCGAAAGTTACTGTTCGTGTAGAATACCTCTCCGCGTGACGGGGTGACCCCTCGAGCCCGGCGCGCACGGAACGGAGGAGAGTATTTTTACCCCTGTCAACGCGTTGTCTACCCATGAGTGTACCACGAGAGAGTCACGCGATGGCGGCCGATCGGTCTCGAGACGGCTCGCCGTCGGCTGGGGCCCGACGGGAGCGTCGCCAGTCCAGTATTGATATCAACTCGACGCGACGCCTCCATCCGAAGCGACGACGGCCGGAGGCGAGCGACCGATGAGCGTCGTCCTCACGCCGTACGTCTTCGGCGCCGGCGGCGAACGGCTCGTCGACGCGATTCGCGACCGTCGGCCCGATATCGATCTGGGGCATCCCGACGAGGACGACCTGCTCGATGCGGTCGTCGACGCCGAGATCGTCGTGACCGGTCGACTCCCGGAGGAGGTGCTGACCGCAGCGGACGACCTGCGTTGGGTACAGGCGCTCAGTGCGGGAACGGACGCCTACGATCACGACGCGCTCGACGCTCGAGACATCGCATTGACGACCGTCTCGGGAATCCACGCGAAACCGATCGCCCAGCAGGTGCTGGGATATCTGCTTTACTTCGAGCGGCGGTTCGATCGCGCGATCGCCCAACAGCGGAGCCGTACCTGGAAGCGATACACTGGTGGCGAGCTGGGCGACCGCACGATCGGTATCGTCGGCGTCGGTGCGATCGGATCGCAGATCGCCGACTACTGTACCACGTTCGACGCGCGCGTCATCGGGACGAAACGCGATCCGAGCGACGCGCCCGCGGCCGTGGACGCCGTCTACGGTCCGGACGACCTCGAGACCGTCCTCGCTGAGAGCGACTACCTCGTCCTCGCCTGTCCGCTCACCGAGGAGACGCGCGGGCTGATCGACGCCGAGGCGGTGGCGACGCTGTCCGACGACGCCGTCCTCGTCAACATCGCCCGCGGTGAGGTCGTCGATCAGGCGGCGCTCGTGGACGCCCTCGAGTCCGACGAACTCGGCGGCGCGGCGCTGGACGTCTTCGACGAGGAACCGTTGCCCGAGACGTCGCCGCTGTGGGACCGCGACGACGTGCTCGTGACGCCGCACATGGCGGGGTCGACCCCCCACTACTGGGAGCGCTGTGCCGACGTATTCGTTCGGAACTACGATCGGTTCCGGGACGGGGAGGCCCTCGAGAACCGGGTCGTCTGAGTCAGCGTACCGATTCGCCGACGTTCGGTTCGTCGATAGATTCAAGAACCGATCCGTCGACAATACTGTATGTCAACGCTTCGCATTGATGCGAACGTACCGAGTCTGTCCCCCGAGACGGGTGACGCCGCCGAACGTGCCGAGGAACTCGGCTTCGACGGCGTCTGGACGGCCGAAACGGACCACGACGCCTTTTTGCCGCATCCGGTCATCGCGGATCGGACCGAGCGGATCCAGCAGGGAACGCGCATCGCGCTCGCGTTTACTCGAAGTCCGATGGCCCTCGCCTACACGGCCTGGGATCTCGCGCAATACTCGAACGGGCGGTTCGTGCTCGGTCTCGGCACGCAAGTCAAGGGGCACAACGAGCGACGGTTCAGCGTGGACTGGGAATCACCCGGCCCGCGACTGCGCGAGGTCGTCGAATCGGTGCGCCACATCTTCGACGTCTTTCGGGGTGAGACCGAACTCGACTACGAGGGCGACCACTACTCCTTTTCGCTGATGACCGAGACGTTCGATCCCGGGCCGATCGACCACCCCGACGTGCCGATTTACATCGCCGGCGTCAACGAGTACAACATCCGGCTGGCGGGCGAACGCTGCGACGGACTGGCGATGCACCCGTTCAACACACCTGCGTACGCGAGCGACGTTATCGCTCCGACGGTCGCGGAGGGGGCGGACCGCACCGACAGATCCCTCGAGGACGTCGCCCTCTCGGCGAGTCCGTTCGTCGTGACGGGCGAGACGGAAGACGAGATGGATCGCTCCCGCGAGGAGGTCCGCCGCCGAATCGCCTTCTATGGCAGTACCCGAACCTACCACGACGTCCTCGAGCACCACGGCTGGGGCTCGATCGGCGAGGAACTCCACGAACTCTCCCGAGATCAGCGATGGGACGAGATGGCCGACCGCGTCACGGACGAGATGGTCGCGACGTTCGCGATCGAAGCGCCGCCCGAAGAACTCCTCGACCGCGCTCGAGACGCCTACGGCGGGATCGCCGACCGACTCGTCCTCCCCCTCGATCAGGGCGAGGCCTTCATGAACGAGTAACGACGAACGCCGTCGAAACTGTCGAACGAGACGCGCCCTCGTCGCTCCAGCGTTCCGAGCGCGCCCAGCGTGTCGAGCAATTGTGCCGGATACCGAACTTCGCCGGCGCGATTTCGGGTGATCTCCATCGGCGTCGCCGGTCCGACGGTCACGACGGCCTCGAGGGTATCGGCGGTGAGCGACTCGAGTTCGTTTCGGGTGAACTCGACGGTCTGTCGGTGCGTCGTGAAGACCGGTCCGTGACCCGGGAAGATCCGATCGAACGAGCGTTCCTCGAGACGATCCATCGCGTCGTGAAACGCGTCGACGGCCTCGTAGGCACCGTGATCGATCCCGACGTGGATCGCCCCGGGCCGGAACGGTTCGACGAGCGCGTCACCGCTGAACAGCACCTGCTGGTCGCCGACCGTCGTTGCGAGGCTCGCGTGATCGATCTGATGACCGGGCGTGTGGATAGGGTCGAACTCGAGACCCGCGACCGAGAACAAGTCGCCGAACGCGAAGCCGACGGCCTCGTCCGGGGCGAGCAGTCGCCGGTTGCGTTGCAACGAGTCCCGGGCGCGTTCGACCTCCCGTTCGATCGCCTCGCCCCGGTAGCCCGCGGAGCGGCCGATTTCGCGAACGCCGTCGGCCAGGTCGGCCGGGTCGCGCTCGAGTCGCTCGAGCACCGGCGCGGGCGCATAGACGGTCGCACCCGCCTCGCGAAGTAACGGCACCTGCCCGATGTGGTCGCTGTGGGGGTGGGTGACGACGACGGCCTCGACGTCTCCCGGCTCGTAGCCGCGTTCGGCCAGCCCCTCGCGGATCGTTTCTTCGGCTCGATCGCTGGGGTCACCGGCATCGACGAGGATCGGTGCCGGCGTCTCGAGCAGGTAGGCCGCGGCGTGCTTCGGCGGCCACTCGATGTCGAACTCGAGTCGCGTGATCTCCGTTTGTGCGGAGTCCACCGTCCCCTCCGTCGGTTTGCTCATCGACTCGCCTCAGATTAACTCGCGGGCGATCGTTCGTTTCTGGATCTCGTCGGTGCCCTCGAAGATGCGGAAGACGCGGGCCGAACGGTAGTTCCGTTCGATTGGCAGGTCCTTCATGAAGCCGGCACCGCCGTGGACCTGCATCGCGATGTCGGCCGCGTCATTGGCCAGTTGCGCGCCGCGAAGTTTCGCCATCGACTCCTCCTTGCGAGCGCGCTCGCCGTTGTCCATCTTCCAGGCTGCATAGCGGTAGAGCTGACGAACCTGTTCGATGTCGGTCGCGAGTTCGGCGAGTTGGAAGGAGATTCCCTGTCGGTGACCGATGGGTTTCCCGAAGGTTTCCCGCTCGCGAGCGTACTCCACGGACATGTCTAGCAGGAACTCGGCTGTGCCGACTGCGCCGGCGGCGATATTGATTCGACCGCCACCGATCCAGTCCATCGCCGACTGGAACCCTTTGTCGACCTCGCCGAGCACCTGCTCTTCCCCGACGCGACAGTCGTCGAAGCGGAGGGGGCCGTGGGTTCCGGGGGTGATACCCATCGTACGGTGGATCTTCCCCACCTCAAAGCCGGGAGTCCCCTTGTCGACGAGGAAGCACGTGATTCCATTGAGGTCACCGTCCTCGCCGCTGGTTCGGGCAAAGACCATCGCGAAATCCGCGTAGGGGGCGTTCGTAATCCAGACCTTCTCGCCGTTGATTACCCACTCGTCCCCGTCTTTCTCGGCTCGGGTGTCCATGTGGTGGGCGTCGCTGCCGTGGCTCGGTTCGGTCAGTGCGAAACAGGTCGTGATCTCGCCGTCCATCAACGGGTCGAGATACTCCTCGCGCTGACGTTCGTCACAGTTCAGCAGGATTGGCGTCGGCCCACCCGCGCCGCCGAAGATGGCGCTGTGAAAACCCGGTGGCCGGTTGGACATGTGTTCGCCGACGATAGCGCGAGTGAGAATGTCGACATCACCGCCGCCGACCTCTTCGGGCATCGTCATGCCGTAAAAGCCCGCCTCGACGGACTTCTTGCGGATCTGTTCGACGATGTCGCGGTACTCTGGAACCTGCCGGTGGTTCTCGTCGACAATGTGTTTCTGGTAGTCCTCGTCGAGGAATTGGTTATACTCGTTCTCGAGCGGTTTGACTTCCTGATCGACGAAGTCGTCGAGCGCCTGCTTGATCTGCACCGCTTCGGACGGTTCGCTAAAGTCCATAGCCTATATGACAGAACATGGTACATAAGTGTTATCGTGGCCCATACGTCTGACGGGAGACCGCGAATCGGGAAGTGTCGGTCGGCGGACGGACGCCGCTGTTCGACAGAACAGAACAATTATGTCACCCTACCGGCAACGTATTGGTATGACAATTCAGGGCACAGACGAGGGCGACAGGGTGCAATCGGTCGTCAAGACGCTGGATATCCTCGAGGCCCTCTGGCAGTCCGAGGGCGCCGGCGTCACCCAGTTGACCGAGCGCACGGGACTTCCGAAGAGTACGGTCCACGCCCACCTGACGACGCTTCGCTCGAAAGGGTACGTCGTCCAGGACGGCGATGAGTACCGACTGGGCATTCGGTTCCTCTCCTTTGGCGAACACGTCAAACACGCCGAACCGCTGTACGGCGCGTCCGAGACGCCGATCGAGGACCTAGCGGACTGGACCGGTGAGCGAGTCCTCTGTTCGACGGAGCAGAACGGACTGGGAACCGTCATCCGGGCCTGCGACGGCGAACGGTCGATCTCTTCGACTATCGACGTTGGAACGCCGACGTACCTCCATTGTTCGGCCGGCGGCAAGGCGATGCTCGCACACTTCGATCGGGCAAAGATCGATCGAATCGTCGATAACTGGGGGCTTCCGGCCTTTACCGACGAGACGATCACGGACTGGGAGACGCTGGAAACGGAACTCGAGACGATCCGCGAGGAGGGTGTCGCGTACAATCAAGGCGAGTACCTGCCCGGTATCAGTGCGGTCGGTGCTCCGGTGCTCGACAGCGACGGGAGCGTCCACGGCGCGGTTACCGTTGCCGGTCCCCAGCACCGACTCGAAAACGAGTGGGAACACGAGGAACTGCACAACCAACTGCTCTCGGCCGCGAACACGATCGAAGTGAATCTCCTGTTCACGGAGTGAGTCTCCGCGCCGCGTCCGGTTCGATTCCCTGCGTTCGGCCTGGCTGAACGATGCTCTGTGATGAGATCGAACGCTAGATTCGTGTCTCGACTCGTCAACGGAGAGTA
Above is a window of Natronorubrum tibetense GA33 DNA encoding:
- a CDS encoding D-2-hydroxyacid dehydrogenase encodes the protein MSVVLTPYVFGAGGERLVDAIRDRRPDIDLGHPDEDDLLDAVVDAEIVVTGRLPEEVLTAADDLRWVQALSAGTDAYDHDALDARDIALTTVSGIHAKPIAQQVLGYLLYFERRFDRAIAQQRSRTWKRYTGGELGDRTIGIVGVGAIGSQIADYCTTFDARVIGTKRDPSDAPAAVDAVYGPDDLETVLAESDYLVLACPLTEETRGLIDAEAVATLSDDAVLVNIARGEVVDQAALVDALESDELGGAALDVFDEEPLPETSPLWDRDDVLVTPHMAGSTPHYWERCADVFVRNYDRFRDGEALENRVV
- a CDS encoding TIGR03617 family F420-dependent LLM class oxidoreductase, which produces MSTLRIDANVPSLSPETGDAAERAEELGFDGVWTAETDHDAFLPHPVIADRTERIQQGTRIALAFTRSPMALAYTAWDLAQYSNGRFVLGLGTQVKGHNERRFSVDWESPGPRLREVVESVRHIFDVFRGETELDYEGDHYSFSLMTETFDPGPIDHPDVPIYIAGVNEYNIRLAGERCDGLAMHPFNTPAYASDVIAPTVAEGADRTDRSLEDVALSASPFVVTGETEDEMDRSREEVRRRIAFYGSTRTYHDVLEHHGWGSIGEELHELSRDQRWDEMADRVTDEMVATFAIEAPPEELLDRARDAYGGIADRLVLPLDQGEAFMNE
- a CDS encoding MBL fold metallo-hydrolase, which gives rise to MSKPTEGTVDSAQTEITRLEFDIEWPPKHAAAYLLETPAPILVDAGDPSDRAEETIREGLAERGYEPGDVEAVVVTHPHSDHIGQVPLLREAGATVYAPAPVLERLERDPADLADGVREIGRSAGYRGEAIEREVERARDSLQRNRRLLAPDEAVGFAFGDLFSVAGLEFDPIHTPGHQIDHASLATTVGDQQVLFSGDALVEPFRPGAIHVGIDHGAYEAVDAFHDAMDRLEERSFDRIFPGHGPVFTTHRQTVEFTRNELESLTADTLEAVVTVGPATPMEITRNRAGEVRYPAQLLDTLGALGTLERRGRVSFDSFDGVRRYSFMKASP
- a CDS encoding acyl-CoA dehydrogenase family protein — protein: MDFSEPSEAVQIKQALDDFVDQEVKPLENEYNQFLDEDYQKHIVDENHRQVPEYRDIVEQIRKKSVEAGFYGMTMPEEVGGGDVDILTRAIVGEHMSNRPPGFHSAIFGGAGGPTPILLNCDERQREEYLDPLMDGEITTCFALTEPSHGSDAHHMDTRAEKDGDEWVINGEKVWITNAPYADFAMVFARTSGEDGDLNGITCFLVDKGTPGFEVGKIHRTMGITPGTHGPLRFDDCRVGEEQVLGEVDKGFQSAMDWIGGGRINIAAGAVGTAEFLLDMSVEYARERETFGKPIGHRQGISFQLAELATDIEQVRQLYRYAAWKMDNGERARKEESMAKLRGAQLANDAADIAMQVHGGAGFMKDLPIERNYRSARVFRIFEGTDEIQKRTIARELI
- a CDS encoding IclR family transcriptional regulator, with the translated sequence MTIQGTDEGDRVQSVVKTLDILEALWQSEGAGVTQLTERTGLPKSTVHAHLTTLRSKGYVVQDGDEYRLGIRFLSFGEHVKHAEPLYGASETPIEDLADWTGERVLCSTEQNGLGTVIRACDGERSISSTIDVGTPTYLHCSAGGKAMLAHFDRAKIDRIVDNWGLPAFTDETITDWETLETELETIREEGVAYNQGEYLPGISAVGAPVLDSDGSVHGAVTVAGPQHRLENEWEHEELHNQLLSAANTIEVNLLFTE